The genomic region TTAGGGGGATTATTTAATTGCTTGAATATTCAGACTTACGGGGTAGTATTTACCATTAATTAAAATTTTACGATTAGACCAATCATCTAATGTAGTAAGTTCACAAGCTCCTGGTTGCCATTTTTCAACTTGCCTAAATCCAGTCTTTTTTAGAAGTGATTCTAGACTTGAGAAATTGAATAATATCATATTAAAATTGAACTTGTAGTTTTGACCTCCCATTAGTGGTAGAAGGATAGTATTAATATCATTCCCGTTTTCTTTGTAAATATCTAGTAACAAGTCAAAATCAGGGACAGAAAGACGTAGAATACCATCTTTCTTTAATACTCGTAACCACTCAGCTAGCACCTCAGAAACTTTGAGATGGGAGAAATGTTCTAAACAATGACAAGCATACACCAAATTTACGCTATTGTCTTTGAAAGGAGCTAGATTATCTATTGGACGTATATAGTGAATGTGTGGTGCAGGTAACCCATCAATGTTAATGAATTTTGGATGATTTACGGAACCACAACCTAAATGTAAATTAATTTCTTCG from Oxynema aestuarii AP17 harbors:
- a CDS encoding class I SAM-dependent methyltransferase, with the protein product MIQQFKQKQNNILPTVPCSHSGLLPHLPPPPSGKTGWPTLPTSFRDRYRCQWRKFEIEAKIACGKIQRQFMRPPFPKLANEEINLHLGCGSVNHPKFINIDGLPAPHIHYIRPIDNLAPFKDNSVNLVYACHCLEHFSHLKVSEVLAEWLRVLKKDGILRLSVPDFDLLLDIYKENGNDINTILLPLMGGQNYKFNFNMILFNFSSLESLLKKTGFRQVEKWQPGACELTTLDDWSNRKILINGKYYPVSLNIQAIK